Proteins co-encoded in one Haladaptatus sp. ZSTT2 genomic window:
- a CDS encoding mechanosensitive ion channel family protein, whose amino-acid sequence MVGTLPIFEQFLGATYGLIATQFVLFVGAFIAVFLLGKIIVTPLFDRVVRSRGLDEHARQPLRRLVSIIVLFTAISVAFGAAGFGSFLTSLATIAAAATLAIGFAMQDVIKNFVAGIFIYTDKPFRVGDWIEWDSYSGIVEDISLRVSRVRTFDNELLTVPNSTLTDGVIKNPVAKSRLRLKFVFGIGYDDDIDLASKIIVEEAEKHEGIMDEPAPTVRLTELADSYVGLQSRIWIDNPSRADFVKTRGEYVTNVKNRFDEADIEIPYPQRDLSGAVVLQNGSDFGAVEQ is encoded by the coding sequence ATGGTTGGAACACTCCCCATCTTCGAGCAGTTTCTCGGGGCGACGTACGGCCTCATCGCCACGCAGTTCGTGCTGTTCGTCGGCGCGTTCATCGCGGTGTTCCTGCTCGGAAAAATCATCGTCACGCCACTTTTCGACCGCGTGGTTCGCTCTCGGGGCTTAGACGAACACGCTCGCCAGCCACTTCGTCGCCTCGTCTCCATCATCGTCCTCTTTACGGCCATCTCCGTTGCATTCGGCGCGGCTGGCTTCGGCAGCTTCCTCACCTCGCTGGCCACCATCGCGGCGGCCGCCACGCTCGCCATCGGCTTTGCGATGCAAGACGTCATCAAAAACTTCGTCGCGGGCATCTTCATCTACACGGACAAGCCGTTTCGCGTCGGTGACTGGATCGAGTGGGACAGCTACTCGGGCATCGTCGAAGACATCAGTCTGCGGGTCAGCCGCGTGCGCACGTTCGACAACGAACTGCTCACCGTCCCGAACTCGACGCTCACCGACGGCGTCATCAAGAATCCGGTCGCCAAGAGCAGGCTTCGCCTGAAGTTCGTCTTCGGCATCGGCTACGACGACGACATCGACCTTGCGTCTAAGATTATCGTCGAAGAAGCCGAGAAACACGAGGGCATCATGGACGAACCAGCGCCGACGGTTCGCCTCACGGAACTCGCAGACTCCTACGTCGGCCTCCAGTCGCGCATCTGGATCGACAATCCGAGCCGCGCAGACTTCGTCAAAACGCGCGGCGAGTACGTCACGAACGTGAAAAACCGATTCGACGAAGCCGACATCGAGATTCCGTACCCACAGCGCGACCTCTCTGGGGCTGTGGTTCTCCAGAACGGGTCTGACTTCGGCGCGGTCGAACAGTAA
- a CDS encoding DUF7548 family protein, with amino-acid sequence MAEDSAFHTPAPLLGIAADIAVLAAILAPYLILPANAASGLTVYYTSGLAGVFGAAGFALVTLIAFAAGYNQRTEPVTVAAATTALGVFMVLLTLLWALAVPVDVLGSLTTVESAFGATLMENHRWIVLFCSLGVPVSGVWYARALKLF; translated from the coding sequence ATGGCTGAGGATTCTGCGTTTCACACCCCTGCACCTTTGCTTGGTATCGCCGCCGACATCGCCGTTCTCGCGGCGATTCTCGCGCCCTATCTCATCTTGCCCGCAAACGCGGCGTCCGGGTTGACCGTTTACTACACGAGCGGCCTCGCAGGTGTGTTCGGCGCGGCCGGGTTCGCGCTCGTGACGCTCATCGCCTTTGCGGCGGGATACAACCAGCGCACCGAGCCGGTGACGGTTGCGGCAGCGACAACTGCCCTCGGCGTCTTCATGGTGCTGTTGACGCTGCTCTGGGCGCTCGCGGTGCCGGTAGACGTACTCGGCAGTCTCACGACGGTCGAGAGCGCCTTTGGCGCGACGCTCATGGAGAACCACCGCTGGATTGTGCTGTTCTGCTCGCTTGGCGTGCCTGTGAGCGGCGTGTGGTACGCCCGCGCCCTCAAGTTATTTTAG
- a CDS encoding DUF5798 family protein, with the protein MGLGGTAKKLQKVADTAEELYKRLNELRDQILALRQQVESTGAKVESIEADLTEQRVLLEALAEKEGLDVEKLLAEAEAEATTDDMEEEDVAPPAETPAESSD; encoded by the coding sequence ATGGGACTTGGTGGAACCGCAAAGAAGTTGCAAAAAGTCGCAGACACCGCAGAAGAACTCTATAAGCGCTTAAACGAGTTGCGCGACCAGATTCTCGCGCTCAGACAGCAGGTCGAATCGACCGGCGCGAAAGTCGAGTCGATAGAAGCGGACCTCACCGAACAGCGCGTTCTCTTGGAAGCGCTCGCGGAGAAAGAGGGCCTCGACGTAGAGAAACTGCTCGCGGAAGCCGAAGCAGAAGCCACAACGGATGACATGGAGGAAGAAGATGTCGCGCCGCCCGCCGAAACGCCAGCAGAAAGTAGCGACTGA
- a CDS encoding VOC family protein: MIQWKRIDHVQLPIPPGTEDGARAFYVEILGFEECEKPASLRKNGGVWLQNGAIELHLGVEASREPQSRQHVALEVADLDATRAVLEAHVVPINEETPIPGRERVSVRDPFGNRLELLERTD; this comes from the coding sequence ATGATTCAGTGGAAGCGAATCGACCACGTCCAGTTGCCCATTCCACCCGGCACTGAGGACGGTGCGCGTGCGTTTTACGTGGAGATACTCGGTTTCGAGGAATGTGAGAAACCCGCATCACTCCGGAAAAACGGCGGTGTGTGGCTGCAGAACGGGGCAATCGAACTGCATCTTGGCGTCGAAGCGTCGAGGGAGCCTCAATCGAGACAGCACGTCGCACTCGAAGTTGCAGACCTTGATGCGACACGGGCGGTGCTCGAAGCCCACGTCGTGCCTATCAACGAAGAAACGCCGATACCGGGCCGCGAGCGAGTTTCCGTTCGCGACCCGTTCGGGAATCGGCTTGAACTGCTCGAACGGACTGACTAA
- a CDS encoding DUF7344 domain-containing protein, whose amino-acid sequence MPEDTDDSPLSQDQIFHLLQNERRRAVLRYLAQTNEDSVRMRDVAEQVAAWENDTTVQQLHSDERQRVYIALYQTHLPKLDDEGVIEYNQSRGIVAPTANAAQLYPFIDTDSHDAATSSQEAADGADASDAPETDADKDLAWSNYYLGLSSASALLLGATSLSLVPAALISSYLLSVLTVAAFGITALGQRFL is encoded by the coding sequence ATGCCAGAAGACACAGACGACTCCCCGCTGTCGCAAGACCAGATCTTCCATCTCTTGCAAAACGAGCGCCGCCGTGCGGTTCTCCGCTACCTCGCGCAGACGAACGAGGACAGCGTCCGCATGCGCGACGTTGCAGAGCAGGTTGCGGCGTGGGAAAACGACACCACGGTTCAACAGCTGCACTCAGACGAGCGCCAGCGTGTCTACATCGCGCTGTACCAGACGCATCTTCCAAAGCTCGACGACGAAGGCGTCATCGAATACAACCAGAGCCGCGGCATCGTCGCCCCCACGGCGAACGCCGCTCAGCTCTACCCGTTCATCGACACGGACTCCCACGACGCCGCCACGTCGAGCCAAGAGGCTGCAGACGGCGCTGACGCCTCCGATGCGCCAGAGACAGACGCAGACAAAGACCTTGCGTGGTCTAACTACTACCTTGGTCTCTCCTCTGCGAGCGCCCTCCTCCTCGGCGCGACCTCCCTCAGCCTCGTCCCGGCCGCGCTCATCTCGAGTTACCTCCTGAGCGTGCTTACGGTCGCCGCCTTCGGTATCACCGCCCTCGGACAACGGTTCCTCTGA
- the mvaD gene encoding phosphomevalonate decarboxylase MvaD — MKATAKAHPIQGLVKYHGMRNEELRLPYHDSISLCTAPSHSKTTVEFDDELAEDIYRVDGEEIAGRGAERIKHVVDHVRSLADTDTRVRFESENNFPSNVGFGSSSSGFAAAALAACEAAGLDMTLPEISAVARRGSSSAARAVTGGFSHLRTGLNDEDCRSERIDSDLADEVAIIAALVPAYKETEEAHKEAADSHMFDARMAHIHGQIAEMRDGLREADFDRVFELAEHDSLSLTATTMTGPAGWVYWKPDTLRVFETVRELRDDGVPVYFSTDTGASVYVNTKPEYADRVEEAIAALDIETHVWEIGGPAHILDESEALF, encoded by the coding sequence ATGAAAGCGACGGCGAAAGCCCACCCAATTCAGGGACTCGTCAAGTATCACGGGATGCGAAACGAGGAACTCAGACTGCCGTATCACGACAGTATCAGCCTCTGTACCGCCCCGAGCCATTCGAAGACGACCGTCGAGTTCGACGACGAGTTGGCGGAAGATATCTACCGCGTGGACGGCGAGGAGATCGCCGGGCGCGGCGCAGAACGCATCAAGCACGTCGTAGACCACGTCCGCTCGCTCGCAGATACCGACACGCGCGTCCGCTTCGAGAGCGAGAACAACTTCCCGAGCAACGTCGGGTTTGGCTCCTCCTCTTCCGGATTCGCCGCCGCCGCGCTCGCCGCGTGTGAGGCTGCAGGCCTCGACATGACGCTGCCCGAAATCTCGGCAGTTGCCCGCCGCGGCTCTTCCTCTGCTGCCCGCGCCGTCACCGGCGGCTTCTCCCACCTCCGAACCGGTCTCAACGACGAGGACTGTCGCTCAGAGCGCATCGACTCCGACTTAGCGGATGAGGTTGCCATCATCGCCGCACTCGTCCCGGCGTACAAGGAAACCGAAGAAGCCCACAAGGAAGCCGCGGACAGCCACATGTTCGACGCGCGGATGGCTCACATCCACGGCCAAATCGCCGAGATGCGCGACGGCCTGCGCGAGGCCGACTTCGACCGTGTGTTCGAACTCGCAGAACACGACTCGCTCTCGCTCACCGCAACCACGATGACCGGGCCTGCAGGCTGGGTCTACTGGAAGCCGGACACCCTCCGCGTGTTCGAAACCGTCCGCGAACTCCGCGACGACGGCGTGCCCGTCTACTTCTCGACCGACACCGGCGCGAGCGTCTACGTCAACACGAAACCCGAGTACGCAGACCGCGTTGAGGAGGCGATTGCCGCCCTCGACATCGAAACGCACGTCTGGGAAATCGGCGGCCCCGCCCACATCCTCGACGAATCTGAAGCCCTGTTCTAG
- a CDS encoding PLP-dependent cysteine synthase family protein, translating into MTTHREPLDSVLETIGETPLVRVTASPDTVRVYAKLESFNPGASVKDRIGLYMLEQMLDRGELSPGGTVIEPTAGNTGIGLAIAAGQLDVNAIFVVPERFSVEKQQLMAALGAEIINTPTEDGMGGAIDRAHELAEELDNAVVPQQFANPLNAEAHYELTAPEIFDALDGDVGAIVAGCGTAGTLMGIARYALEQDEDIHICAVEPEGSLYSTTKGKSAEEAEYKIEGIGTHNVATNELFDPDLVDSVAQVSDEAAHTELKRLAREEGHLVASSSGAASVAAQRLAAKIEAGEIAAPHNSVVTIFPDSSERYLSKGIYRSFEDWEN; encoded by the coding sequence ATGACCACGCACCGAGAACCGCTCGACTCGGTTCTTGAGACGATTGGCGAAACCCCGCTCGTCCGGGTCACAGCCTCCCCTGACACTGTACGCGTCTACGCGAAGCTCGAATCGTTCAATCCGGGCGCGAGCGTGAAAGACCGCATTGGCCTGTATATGTTAGAACAGATGCTCGACCGTGGCGAGCTTTCGCCGGGCGGGACGGTCATCGAGCCAACCGCCGGAAACACCGGAATCGGCCTCGCCATCGCGGCGGGCCAACTCGACGTGAACGCGATTTTCGTCGTTCCCGAGCGATTCAGTGTCGAAAAGCAACAGCTTATGGCCGCCCTCGGTGCGGAAATCATCAACACGCCGACCGAGGACGGGATGGGCGGAGCAATCGACCGCGCCCACGAGCTTGCGGAGGAACTCGATAACGCCGTCGTCCCCCAACAGTTCGCAAACCCCCTCAATGCGGAGGCACACTACGAACTCACCGCCCCGGAGATTTTCGACGCCCTCGATGGCGACGTCGGAGCCATCGTCGCCGGGTGTGGCACCGCGGGGACGCTCATGGGGATCGCCCGCTACGCACTCGAACAGGACGAGGACATTCACATCTGTGCGGTCGAACCCGAAGGCTCGCTCTACTCGACAACGAAGGGGAAATCTGCAGAAGAAGCCGAGTACAAAATCGAAGGGATTGGCACGCACAACGTGGCCACCAACGAGTTGTTCGACCCTGATCTCGTGGACAGCGTTGCGCAGGTGAGCGACGAGGCCGCCCATACCGAATTGAAACGGCTTGCCCGCGAGGAAGGCCATCTCGTGGCCTCAAGTTCAGGTGCTGCGAGCGTTGCCGCCCAGCGTCTCGCCGCGAAAATCGAGGCAGGCGAAATTGCCGCCCCGCACAACTCCGTTGTCACCATCTTCCCCGATTCGAGCGAGCGCTACCTCTCGAAGGGTATCTATCGCTCGTTCGAGGATTGGGAAAACTAG
- a CDS encoding geranylgeranylglycerol-phosphate geranylgeranyltransferase, with product MSMGDRVRGLLELTRPVNAVAAGVLTFIGAFVAGGAFALPIETGAAVGATIFATGAGNAINDYFDREIDRINQPGRAIPRGAVTPREALVFSLALFAGAVVLALLLPLAAIAIAVVNLVALVAYTKVFKGLPGAGNVVVAYLGGSTFLFGGAAVNVLNEAVVVLFALAAISTLTREIVKDVEDIEGDREEGLNTLPIAIGERNALGLGVVLLGVAVLASPVPYLQATFGLAYLLVVVPADLLMLYAGYESFHDPTASQSHLKYGMFLAAAAFIAGRIGVIV from the coding sequence ATGTCGATGGGAGACCGTGTCCGCGGCTTGCTGGAGCTAACCCGCCCAGTCAACGCCGTCGCGGCGGGCGTTCTGACGTTTATTGGCGCATTTGTCGCAGGCGGCGCGTTCGCGCTCCCGATCGAAACGGGCGCCGCGGTCGGCGCAACCATCTTCGCAACGGGCGCGGGCAACGCCATCAACGACTATTTCGACCGCGAAATCGACCGCATCAACCAGCCCGGGCGCGCCATCCCGCGTGGAGCCGTCACCCCGCGCGAGGCACTCGTGTTCAGCCTCGCGCTCTTTGCGGGCGCGGTCGTTCTCGCGTTGCTCTTACCACTTGCCGCGATTGCGATTGCGGTCGTGAACCTCGTCGCGCTCGTCGCTTACACCAAGGTGTTCAAAGGCCTCCCGGGCGCAGGGAACGTGGTCGTCGCGTATCTCGGCGGGAGCACCTTCCTGTTCGGCGGCGCGGCGGTCAACGTCCTGAACGAGGCCGTCGTCGTCTTGTTCGCGCTGGCTGCAATCTCGACGCTGACCCGCGAAATCGTCAAAGACGTAGAAGACATCGAGGGCGACCGCGAAGAGGGACTCAATACGCTGCCGATTGCCATCGGTGAGCGAAATGCGCTCGGCCTCGGCGTCGTCTTGCTCGGGGTCGCCGTCCTCGCCAGCCCAGTTCCCTATCTCCAAGCGACGTTCGGCCTCGCCTACCTCCTCGTCGTGGTTCCCGCAGACCTCCTCATGTTGTATGCGGGGTACGAGAGCTTTCACGACCCGACGGCGAGCCAGTCCCATCTCAAGTATGGGATGTTCCTCGCGGCAGCGGCGTTCATCGCGGGGCGCATCGGCGTCATCGTCTGA
- a CDS encoding NAD(P)/FAD-dependent oxidoreductase, with protein sequence MRVLVLGAGYAGLTLAHRLSRSLPTDAELTLVDETGSHLIQHELHRVIRRPALAAELTISLTDLFPEHTILRARVEHVSPEEKTVALDTGETLSYDICAVCLGAETAYYGLPGLSEHATPLKTVADATAIHDRFVELGPEDGHVLVCGAGLSGIQTAGELAALATERGWESKVRLLEQAHSVAPGFPKNFRRAVRDALTSEGVTIETETTVLRADDTAVHLEDGTMAYDQLIWTGGIAGPAALDGTRHRVRYTLEVADGTFVVGDAADVIDADGQRVPASAQAAIREARAVARSIEKIAAHDPADAFSPRRSAFRFDSPGWIVTVGEQTVAQVGPTIITGTPALALKASIGAGYLTQIGAVEEALDLVRAEFSD encoded by the coding sequence ATGCGCGTCCTCGTCCTCGGCGCTGGCTACGCTGGCCTGACCCTCGCCCACCGACTCTCCCGCTCGCTCCCCACAGACGCAGAACTCACACTCGTAGATGAGACGGGAAGCCACCTCATCCAGCACGAACTCCATCGCGTGATTCGTCGTCCGGCACTCGCCGCGGAGTTGACGATTTCTCTCACCGACCTGTTTCCCGAACACACGATACTGCGCGCCCGCGTCGAACACGTTTCGCCCGAAGAAAAGACGGTGGCGCTCGACACGGGCGAGACACTCTCTTACGACATCTGTGCGGTCTGTCTCGGCGCGGAAACCGCCTACTACGGCTTACCCGGGCTCAGCGAACACGCGACGCCGCTCAAAACCGTTGCGGACGCGACGGCGATTCACGACCGCTTCGTCGAACTCGGCCCCGAAGACGGCCACGTCCTCGTCTGTGGAGCCGGGCTGTCCGGCATCCAAACCGCCGGTGAACTCGCCGCGCTCGCCACAGAACGCGGCTGGGAGTCGAAAGTCAGACTGCTCGAACAGGCCCACAGCGTCGCGCCAGGCTTTCCGAAAAACTTCCGGCGGGCCGTCCGTGACGCACTCACGAGCGAGGGCGTTACCATCGAGACGGAAACCACGGTGCTGCGCGCGGACGACACGGCGGTTCACCTCGAAGACGGAACGATGGCCTACGACCAACTCATCTGGACGGGCGGTATCGCTGGCCCCGCTGCCCTCGACGGCACGCGCCACCGCGTGCGGTACACGTTGGAAGTCGCAGACGGCACGTTCGTCGTGGGTGATGCCGCGGACGTCATCGACGCAGACGGCCAGCGCGTTCCCGCGAGCGCACAAGCGGCCATCCGCGAGGCGCGTGCGGTCGCACGAAGCATCGAGAAAATCGCAGCCCACGACCCTGCAGACGCGTTCTCGCCGCGACGGTCGGCGTTTCGCTTCGACTCACCGGGTTGGATTGTCACCGTTGGCGAGCAAACGGTCGCACAGGTCGGCCCGACAATTATCACCGGAACGCCGGCGCTCGCGCTCAAGGCGTCGATTGGCGCGGGCTATCTCACTCAAATCGGGGCGGTCGAAGAAGCGCTCGACCTCGTACGCGCGGAGTTTTCCGACTGA
- a CDS encoding RAD55 family ATPase, translated as MYNLGPKLDGQSIAAGSNLLITGPPLSGKRQLALDILKQGFEDGEGGIVISTKDSGDRIVEEYTRTGDSLDNVPLGIVDCVTKHQGIGTTTETATRKFASSPHDMTGIGIKLSEILEHFYGNQGIHRNRVMLHSLSTLIIYSNIQTVFRFLHVFTGRTQSANALGIFVMESTAHDQQTKNMLTQLFDGVIETSQETPQVTLRSSTA; from the coding sequence ATGTATAATCTCGGACCGAAACTCGATGGACAGTCGATAGCGGCCGGGTCGAACCTCCTCATTACTGGGCCGCCACTTTCTGGCAAGCGACAGCTCGCGCTCGATATTCTCAAACAGGGGTTCGAAGACGGCGAGGGCGGCATCGTCATCTCGACAAAAGACAGTGGCGACCGCATCGTAGAAGAGTATACGCGGACAGGTGACTCACTCGACAACGTGCCACTGGGCATCGTCGATTGCGTGACGAAACACCAGGGAATCGGGACGACCACCGAGACTGCGACGCGCAAGTTTGCCTCCTCGCCCCACGACATGACCGGCATTGGGATTAAACTCTCAGAGATACTCGAACACTTCTACGGCAATCAGGGCATCCACCGCAATCGTGTGATGCTCCACTCGCTATCGACGCTCATCATCTACTCGAACATCCAGACTGTGTTTCGCTTCCTCCACGTGTTCACCGGGAGAACACAGAGCGCAAACGCCCTCGGAATCTTCGTGATGGAGTCTACGGCCCACGACCAGCAGACGAAGAACATGCTGACCCAACTGTTTGACGGTGTCATCGAAACCAGCCAAGAGACGCCACAGGTCACGCTCAGGTCGTCAACAGCGTAG
- a CDS encoding CoA-binding protein → MPVETDAELREILGLKTIAVVGCSATPGKDAHSIPKYLRNHGYTIIPVNPYADEIFGMEPYDSLADVKEEIDIVDVFRPSEEVASIVDAAIARDDVKVIWTQLGIRDDDAAKKAEAAGKQFVQNRCLKVEHARLL, encoded by the coding sequence ATGCCAGTCGAGACGGACGCCGAACTCCGCGAGATTCTTGGACTCAAAACGATTGCTGTCGTTGGCTGCTCTGCGACCCCCGGGAAAGACGCTCACAGCATTCCAAAGTATTTGCGAAATCACGGCTACACCATCATCCCCGTGAACCCATACGCAGACGAGATTTTCGGGATGGAACCCTACGACTCACTTGCTGACGTAAAAGAAGAAATCGACATCGTAGACGTGTTTCGCCCGTCCGAAGAAGTCGCGTCTATTGTCGATGCTGCGATCGCCCGCGACGACGTGAAAGTCATCTGGACGCAACTCGGCATCCGCGACGACGACGCGGCGAAAAAGGCAGAAGCCGCAGGGAAGCAATTCGTCCAAAATCGGTGTTTGAAAGTCGAACACGCCCGGCTGCTGTAA
- a CDS encoding NADP-dependent oxidoreductase — MTESNRQFRLAQRPTGTPTREDFDLVEADVPEPGHDEVLVKTCYLSVDPYMRGRMRDADSYAEPWDVGDVMSAGVVGEVVESNNPRFETGDIVAGNLDWAEYATAKGHELTTVDPDYAPISTALGVLGMPGRTAYFGLLEVAEPTPGDTVVVSGAAGAVGSVVGQLAQLAGCRVVGTAGSDEKVAWLTEELGFDATINYKTTESMPTALADACPDGVDVYFDNVGGPITDAVMQQLNVGARVAVCGQISQYNATEPPQGPRKFGQLIVSRARVEGFLVSDFASEFETATERLASWVASGDLVYRESIVEGFENAPAAFLGLFEGDNIGKQLVKVAEPSLTDAESVRTEA; from the coding sequence ATGACCGAATCCAATAGACAGTTCCGTCTCGCACAGCGACCGACCGGCACGCCGACGCGCGAGGACTTCGATCTCGTCGAAGCCGACGTTCCCGAACCCGGCCACGACGAAGTACTCGTAAAGACCTGTTATCTCTCCGTTGACCCGTACATGCGCGGTCGAATGCGCGACGCAGACTCCTACGCAGAACCGTGGGACGTAGGCGACGTGATGAGCGCAGGTGTCGTTGGCGAAGTGGTCGAATCGAACAACCCACGATTCGAGACCGGAGACATCGTCGCCGGGAATCTCGACTGGGCCGAGTATGCGACCGCGAAGGGCCACGAACTCACGACCGTTGACCCAGATTATGCACCTATTTCGACCGCACTCGGCGTCCTCGGCATGCCGGGGCGAACCGCCTACTTCGGTCTCCTCGAAGTCGCAGAACCAACGCCCGGCGACACCGTCGTCGTCTCGGGGGCGGCCGGAGCAGTCGGTTCGGTCGTCGGCCAGTTGGCGCAACTCGCGGGCTGTCGCGTGGTCGGGACCGCAGGGAGCGACGAGAAGGTCGCGTGGCTGACCGAGGAACTCGGCTTCGACGCGACGATCAACTACAAAACCACCGAGAGCATGCCAACGGCACTGGCAGACGCGTGTCCGGACGGCGTAGACGTGTACTTCGACAACGTCGGTGGCCCCATCACCGACGCCGTGATGCAACAGCTCAACGTCGGCGCACGCGTGGCTGTCTGCGGGCAGATTTCACAGTACAACGCCACAGAACCGCCACAGGGACCGCGAAAATTCGGCCAACTTATCGTGAGTCGAGCGCGGGTCGAGGGCTTTCTCGTCTCTGATTTCGCCTCCGAGTTCGAAACGGCCACGGAACGCCTCGCGTCGTGGGTTGCCTCCGGTGACCTCGTCTACCGAGAATCAATCGTGGAGGGATTCGAAAATGCGCCAGCGGCCTTCCTGGGACTGTTCGAGGGCGACAACATTGGAAAGCAACTCGTGAAGGTTGCCGAACCATCGCTCACGGATGCAGAAAGCGTGAGGACGGAAGCGTAA
- a CDS encoding succinylglutamate desuccinylase/aspartoacylase domain-containing protein: MATRETYTLLDGTKHATEVVVIEGAQSGPTAMVTGGIHGDEISGYRAAETVSGWDIAQGTLIVIPRANTVAIERGTREGTSGDLNRLFPPGKKPNSELAQALWEAIERHDPDVYIDLHRSLGIYNVQPGYVGQAIFPTAAGDALEHARDVAALLNEEKVPWYMPLHKYRAGDPMPESGPLIANKVGQDRDTPAYIVESTSFLLDLDTRTDWTTRAAEALLARHGIERTGGN, translated from the coding sequence GTGGCAACCCGCGAAACTTACACACTACTCGACGGAACCAAACACGCGACTGAGGTGGTCGTTATCGAGGGCGCACAGTCGGGGCCAACGGCGATGGTCACGGGCGGGATCCACGGTGACGAAATCTCCGGGTATCGCGCAGCAGAGACCGTTTCTGGGTGGGACATTGCACAGGGAACGCTCATCGTCATCCCGCGGGCGAACACCGTCGCCATCGAACGCGGCACGCGCGAGGGAACCAGCGGTGACCTGAACCGGCTGTTCCCGCCCGGCAAAAAGCCGAACTCAGAACTTGCACAGGCGCTCTGGGAAGCGATTGAGCGCCACGACCCGGACGTGTATATCGACCTGCACCGGTCGCTTGGCATCTACAACGTCCAGCCCGGCTACGTCGGGCAGGCCATCTTCCCGACGGCGGCGGGTGATGCGCTCGAACACGCACGGGACGTCGCAGCCCTGCTCAACGAAGAAAAAGTGCCGTGGTATATGCCGTTGCACAAGTATCGCGCAGGCGACCCGATGCCGGAGTCGGGCCCACTCATCGCGAACAAGGTCGGTCAGGACAGGGACACGCCCGCGTACATCGTCGAATCGACGAGTTTCCTGCTCGACCTCGATACGCGCACTGACTGGACGACGCGCGCGGCAGAAGCGTTGCTCGCCCGCCACGGCATCGAGCGGACGGGAGGGAACTGA